The Pseudomonas allokribbensis genome has a window encoding:
- a CDS encoding LacI family DNA-binding transcriptional regulator: MSEEKPRKRRGAGRVTLNAVARQAGVSAITVSRYFNQPDQVSPERRERIAAVVAELGYVPNLVAGGLASARGKIVGMVIPNISGPIFANTIQGFSDTLSRHGYQLLLASSYFSAEQEENAVRAFLGWSPAALVVTSHFHSAGTEKMLAEADIPVIETWDYQPDREPMQIGFSHFEVGVSAARYLHGKGYRRIAFVQNSAPGDFSALERRDGYAATVREFGLEPWVFAPDADRAPFEAGKQAMEALMNTSPRPDAIIFANDNLAAGGLLAGQRAGLKIPEDCAVLGFGDYPFAEMLLPSLSTIKPPALEIGVLAATRVLESLGVLPSDEVQRLNLLQCQVIEREST, translated from the coding sequence TTGAGCGAAGAAAAGCCCCGCAAACGCCGTGGCGCCGGTCGCGTGACCCTCAACGCGGTGGCGCGCCAGGCCGGTGTTTCGGCAATTACCGTGTCACGCTACTTCAACCAGCCGGACCAGGTGTCGCCCGAACGCCGTGAACGGATCGCAGCTGTAGTCGCCGAGCTGGGTTATGTACCGAATCTGGTGGCCGGCGGACTCGCCTCGGCGCGGGGAAAAATCGTCGGCATGGTGATCCCGAACATCTCCGGGCCGATCTTCGCCAACACCATTCAAGGCTTCAGCGACACCCTCAGCCGCCACGGTTATCAGTTGCTGCTGGCCTCGAGTTACTTCAGCGCCGAGCAAGAAGAAAACGCGGTACGGGCCTTCCTCGGCTGGTCGCCGGCGGCGCTGGTGGTCACCAGTCACTTTCACAGCGCGGGCACGGAAAAGATGCTCGCCGAAGCGGATATCCCGGTGATCGAAACCTGGGATTACCAGCCGGATCGCGAGCCGATGCAGATCGGTTTTTCGCACTTCGAGGTGGGTGTCAGCGCCGCTCGTTATCTGCACGGCAAAGGTTATCGGCGAATCGCCTTCGTGCAGAACAGCGCACCCGGCGACTTCAGCGCACTGGAACGCCGCGACGGTTACGCAGCGACCGTCCGCGAGTTCGGTCTGGAACCGTGGGTATTCGCACCAGATGCCGATCGCGCCCCGTTCGAGGCCGGCAAGCAAGCGATGGAAGCGCTGATGAACACCTCACCGCGCCCGGACGCCATCATCTTCGCCAACGACAACCTCGCCGCCGGCGGCCTGCTCGCCGGGCAACGGGCCGGCCTCAAGATTCCCGAAGACTGCGCCGTCCTCGGCTTCGGCGACTACCCGTTCGCCGAGATGCTGCTGCCGAGTCTGAGCACGATCAAACCGCCGGCGCTGGAGATCGGCGTACTGGCGGCGACGCGAGTACTGGAAAGTCTGGGCGTGCTGCCGAGCGATGAGGTGCAGCGACTTAATTTGCTGCAATGCCAAGTCATCGAGCGGGAAAGTACCTGA
- the tauD gene encoding taurine dioxygenase, with amino-acid sequence MSSLNITPLSSALGAQISGVDISQPLNLEQRDAIEQALLKYQVLFFRNQPIEPSQQARFAHYFGDLHIHPIYPNVPEQPEVLILDTAVTDVRDNAIWHTDVTFLPTPAMGAVLSAKLLPEFGGDTLWASGIAAYEALSTPMKALLEGLTATHDFTRSFPLERYGNTPEARAQWEEARRKNPPLSHPVIRTHPVSGRRSLFVNEGFTSKINELSETESEAVLKFLFAHATRPEFTIRWRWQKDDIAFWDNRVTQHYAVDDYRPAQRVMQRATVLGDVPFFR; translated from the coding sequence ATGAGCAGCCTGAACATCACCCCGTTAAGCTCGGCCCTCGGCGCACAGATCAGCGGCGTCGACATCAGCCAGCCGCTGAACCTGGAACAGCGCGACGCCATCGAGCAGGCGCTGCTCAAGTATCAAGTGCTGTTCTTCCGCAATCAGCCGATCGAACCTTCGCAACAGGCGCGCTTCGCCCACTATTTTGGCGATCTGCACATTCACCCGATCTACCCGAACGTGCCGGAACAGCCGGAAGTGCTGATCCTCGATACCGCCGTCACCGACGTGCGCGACAACGCGATCTGGCACACCGACGTCACCTTCCTGCCAACCCCGGCCATGGGCGCGGTGCTCAGCGCCAAGCTGTTGCCGGAGTTCGGCGGCGATACGTTGTGGGCCAGCGGGATTGCCGCGTATGAAGCGCTGTCGACGCCGATGAAAGCGCTGCTCGAAGGGCTGACCGCGACTCACGACTTCACCCGCTCGTTTCCGTTGGAGCGCTATGGCAACACGCCAGAAGCACGGGCGCAGTGGGAAGAGGCGCGGCGCAAGAATCCACCGCTGTCGCATCCGGTGATTCGCACGCACCCGGTGAGCGGACGGCGTTCGCTGTTCGTCAACGAAGGCTTCACGTCGAAGATCAATGAGCTGTCGGAAACCGAGAGTGAAGCGGTGCTGAAGTTCCTGTTCGCCCACGCGACGCGGCCGGAGTTCACCATTCGCTGGCGCTGGCAGAAGGACGACATTGCTTTCTGGGATAACCGCGTGACGCAGCATTACGCGGTGGATGATTACCGGCCGGCGCAGCGGGTGATGCAGCGGGCTACGGTGTTGGGGGATGTGCCGTTTTTTCGCTGA
- a CDS encoding TonB-dependent receptor — protein sequence MHNIPGATHKLAQSIRAAGWLLTGLAALPLPAAFAADSTDQEPTLKSVTVTATRREESLQKVPVAVSVIDGEQLERDNRNSVASIVQQVPSLNFRTGASNKDTSLFVRGVGTISTSPGVEPTVATVIDGVVYARPGQSTLDLLDLERVEVLRGPQGTLFGKNASAGVLNITSKAPTAETHGYIDQSYYSGNESRTRFGIGGSLIPDTLKGSISTLFGTYDGNVDNKHNGQEVNGYNHRGVRGKLEFTPNDDVTFTLIADYMQSHDDGPNGVVTKSLTPAFANALSPVSATSHNRDINTDTRTHVEDTNKGLSGQLDWQLGDYTLTSITAWRGWDNTQYQDGDRLGTVTAAFPGTADKGDLAFDQYSQELRLASPKGEFLEYVGGLFYMHGKDDETYQRTLTTTTRTDRGVADYSTTSDSYAVFGESTLNFTSDFRGIAGLRYTHDDLEYDHRRVSTSATTVSGIQPATSSSGSVDEDGWSGRLGLQYDLSDTVTTYLTYSRGYKGPAYNVFFNMQPRDTEALKPETSNTWEAGIKASSWNNRLTTNLAVFHSDYDNYQANFFDTVAGQVVTRLINAGSVSTEGVELDYALQATQQLKFSGALAYTRARIDQFACPAGAAASCNVNGKPLPFSPDWKSYVRADYTIPLENGLDIELGTDYSWQSEVQYDISQNADTKQGAYGLWNASVALADYTNGWRVALLGKNLTDKSYSPLLASGGNYIYRAVPRDDERYFGVQLRKEF from the coding sequence ATGCACAACATTCCTGGGGCGACACACAAACTGGCGCAATCGATCCGCGCTGCGGGCTGGCTACTCACCGGGCTGGCCGCGCTGCCGCTGCCCGCCGCGTTCGCCGCCGACAGCACCGATCAGGAGCCGACACTCAAGTCCGTCACGGTCACCGCCACCCGCCGCGAAGAGTCGCTGCAAAAGGTCCCGGTGGCGGTGTCGGTAATCGACGGCGAGCAACTGGAGCGCGACAACCGCAACAGCGTGGCGAGCATCGTCCAGCAAGTGCCGTCGCTGAATTTCCGCACTGGCGCGTCGAACAAGGACACCTCGTTGTTCGTGCGTGGCGTGGGGACGATTTCCACCTCGCCGGGTGTCGAGCCGACGGTGGCCACGGTGATTGACGGCGTGGTTTATGCGCGTCCCGGTCAGTCGACCCTCGATCTGCTGGACCTGGAGCGCGTCGAGGTTCTGCGCGGCCCGCAAGGCACGCTGTTCGGCAAAAACGCGTCGGCCGGCGTGCTGAACATCACCAGCAAGGCGCCGACCGCCGAGACCCACGGTTACATCGATCAGTCGTACTACAGCGGCAACGAAAGCCGCACCCGTTTCGGCATTGGCGGCAGCCTGATTCCAGACACGCTCAAGGGTTCGATCAGCACCTTGTTCGGCACTTACGACGGCAACGTCGATAACAAGCACAATGGCCAGGAGGTCAACGGTTACAACCATCGCGGTGTACGCGGCAAACTGGAATTCACCCCGAACGACGACGTCACCTTCACCCTGATCGCCGACTACATGCAGTCCCACGATGACGGCCCCAACGGCGTCGTCACCAAGTCGTTGACTCCGGCCTTCGCCAACGCGCTGAGTCCGGTCAGCGCCACCAGCCACAACCGCGACATCAACACCGACACCCGCACCCACGTCGAAGACACCAACAAGGGCCTGTCCGGCCAGCTCGACTGGCAACTGGGCGATTACACCCTGACGTCGATCACCGCGTGGCGTGGCTGGGACAACACCCAGTATCAGGACGGCGACCGCCTCGGCACGGTGACGGCCGCGTTCCCCGGCACGGCGGACAAGGGCGATCTGGCCTTCGACCAGTACTCGCAGGAGTTGCGTCTGGCCTCGCCGAAAGGCGAGTTCCTCGAATACGTTGGCGGCCTGTTCTACATGCACGGCAAGGATGACGAGACCTATCAGCGCACGCTGACCACGACCACGCGGACTGATCGCGGCGTCGCCGATTACAGCACCACCAGCGACAGCTACGCGGTGTTCGGCGAGAGCACGCTGAATTTCACCTCGGATTTCCGTGGCATCGCCGGCCTGCGCTATACCCACGACGATCTGGAATACGATCACCGTCGCGTTTCCACTTCTGCAACCACGGTCAGCGGCATTCAACCGGCGACCAGCAGCTCTGGCTCGGTGGACGAGGACGGCTGGTCTGGTCGGCTCGGTTTGCAGTACGACCTGAGCGATACCGTCACCACTTATCTGACCTACTCGCGCGGCTACAAAGGCCCGGCCTACAACGTGTTCTTCAACATGCAGCCGCGCGATACCGAAGCACTGAAACCGGAAACCTCCAACACCTGGGAGGCGGGGATCAAGGCTTCATCCTGGAACAATCGCCTGACCACCAACCTCGCGGTTTTCCACAGCGATTACGACAACTATCAGGCGAACTTTTTCGACACCGTCGCCGGCCAAGTGGTAACGCGCCTGATCAACGCCGGCAGCGTCAGCACCGAAGGCGTGGAACTCGATTACGCCTTGCAGGCGACCCAGCAACTGAAGTTCTCCGGAGCGCTGGCTTACACCCGCGCCCGCATCGACCAGTTCGCCTGCCCGGCGGGTGCGGCGGCGTCGTGCAACGTCAATGGCAAGCCGCTGCCGTTCAGCCCGGACTGGAAAAGCTACGTGCGCGCCGACTACACCATCCCGCTGGAAAACGGTCTGGATATCGAACTCGGCACCGACTACAGCTGGCAGAGCGAAGTGCAGTACGACATCAGCCAGAACGCCGACACCAAGCAGGGCGCCTACGGCCTCTGGAACGCCAGCGTCGCCCTGGCCGATTACACCAACGGCTGGCGCGTGGCGTTGCTGGGCAAGAACCTCACCGACAAGTCGTATTCGCCGTTGCTCGCCAGTGGTGGCAATTACATCTACCGCGCCGTGCCTCGCGACGACGAGCGCTACTTCGGCGTGCAACTGCGCAAGGAATTCTGA
- the tauA gene encoding taurine ABC transporter substrate-binding protein, producing MKLNVPLRLLAVASLAAASFLAQAADLTVAYQTTVDPAKVAQADGAYEKATKADISWRKFDNGADVITAIASGDVQIGYLGSSPLTAAITRKVPVETFLIATQIGAAEALVARDGSGIKTPQDLVGKKIAVPFVSTGHYSLLAALKHWNIDPSKVTVLNLAPPAIIAAWKRGDIDATYVWDPALGVAKENGKVLITSGELAKFGAPTFDAWIVRKDFAEKHPEIVTAFAKVTLDAYADYRKDPKAWIANQSNVDKLVKLSGAKASDIPLLLQGNVYPLAADQVSDLGAPTTKAITDTAAFLKEQGKVEAVLPDYAPYVSAKYITN from the coding sequence ATGAAACTGAATGTCCCGCTTCGCCTGCTGGCCGTGGCCTCTCTGGCTGCCGCGAGTTTCCTGGCTCAGGCCGCCGACCTCACCGTCGCCTACCAGACCACCGTTGACCCGGCGAAAGTCGCCCAGGCCGACGGCGCCTATGAAAAAGCCACCAAGGCCGACATCAGCTGGCGCAAGTTCGACAACGGCGCGGACGTCATCACCGCCATCGCTTCCGGCGATGTGCAGATCGGTTACCTCGGTTCCAGCCCCCTGACTGCCGCGATCACCCGCAAAGTCCCGGTGGAAACCTTCCTCATCGCCACACAGATCGGCGCTGCTGAAGCGCTGGTCGCTCGCGACGGTTCCGGCATCAAGACGCCGCAGGATCTGGTCGGCAAGAAAATCGCCGTGCCATTCGTGTCCACCGGTCACTACAGCCTGCTGGCCGCGCTGAAGCACTGGAACATCGACCCTTCGAAAGTCACCGTCCTCAACCTCGCCCCGCCAGCGATCATTGCCGCGTGGAAGCGCGGTGACATCGATGCCACCTACGTTTGGGATCCGGCGCTGGGTGTGGCCAAGGAAAACGGCAAAGTGCTGATCACTTCCGGAGAGCTGGCCAAGTTCGGCGCGCCAACTTTCGACGCCTGGATCGTGCGTAAAGACTTCGCCGAGAAGCACCCGGAAATCGTTACCGCATTCGCCAAGGTCACCCTCGACGCCTACGCCGACTACCGCAAGGATCCGAAAGCCTGGATCGCCAATCAGAGCAACGTCGACAAACTGGTGAAACTCTCCGGCGCCAAGGCCAGCGACATTCCTTTGCTGCTGCAAGGCAACGTCTACCCGCTGGCGGCGGATCAGGTCAGTGACCTCGGCGCGCCGACCACCAAAGCCATCACCGACACCGCTGCGTTCCTCAAGGAGCAAGGCAAGGTCGAAGCGGTTCTGCCGGACTACGCGCCGTACGTCAGCGCCAAGTACATCACCAACTGA
- the tauB gene encoding taurine ABC transporter ATP-binding subunit, which yields MALLQLERISAQYPGSPEPVLADISLTLGPQQLLVALGPSGSGKTSLLNLIAGFVEPSAGRITLDNVPVKGPSAERGVVFQDDALLPWQDVLANVAFGLELAGVPKDKREQRAREMLALVDLSGFEKRRIWQLSGGQKQRVGLARALAADPRVLLMDEPFGALDAFTREQMQELLLQVWQRTAKPVFLITHDIEEAVFLATDLILLAPNPGQIVERLHLDFGQRYAAGESARSIKSDPRFIETREHVLAKVFSQRSAVQRQERA from the coding sequence ATGGCCTTGCTACAGCTGGAGCGCATCAGCGCACAGTATCCCGGCAGCCCGGAACCGGTGCTGGCGGATATCTCTCTGACCCTGGGACCCCAGCAATTGCTGGTCGCCCTCGGCCCGTCCGGCAGTGGCAAGACTTCGCTGTTGAACCTGATTGCCGGCTTCGTCGAACCGAGCGCCGGCCGCATCACCCTCGACAACGTGCCAGTCAAAGGCCCGAGCGCCGAGCGCGGCGTGGTGTTCCAGGACGACGCCCTACTGCCCTGGCAGGACGTGCTGGCCAACGTCGCCTTCGGCCTTGAACTGGCCGGTGTGCCCAAGGACAAACGCGAACAACGCGCCCGGGAAATGCTTGCGCTGGTCGATCTCTCCGGTTTCGAAAAACGTCGCATCTGGCAACTCTCCGGTGGCCAGAAGCAACGTGTCGGCCTGGCCCGCGCCCTCGCAGCCGACCCGCGCGTGCTGCTGATGGACGAACCCTTCGGTGCCCTCGATGCCTTCACCCGCGAACAGATGCAGGAACTGTTGCTGCAAGTCTGGCAACGCACCGCCAAACCGGTGTTCCTGATTACCCACGACATTGAAGAGGCGGTGTTCCTCGCCACCGACCTGATTCTGCTGGCGCCGAATCCGGGGCAGATCGTCGAACGCCTGCACCTCGACTTCGGCCAGCGCTACGCCGCCGGCGAATCGGCGCGGTCGATCAAGTCCGATCCGCGCTTCATCGAAACCCGCGAACACGTGCTCGCCAAAGTGTTCTCGCAACGCAGCGCCGTTCAGCGGCAGGAGCGCGCATGA
- a CDS encoding LLM class flavin-dependent oxidoreductase, which produces MSRQLKLGAFLMATGHHVAAWRHPDVPANAGLDFAHYKRLAQIAEAAKFDTLFVADSVAAPTQDIASRMARSDHFEPLTLLSALSAVTERIGLIATATTSYNEPYHVARKFASLDHLSGGRAGWNLVTSDNAAEAQNFGRDEHIGHAERYSRAREFHQVVTGLWDSWQDDAFLRDKASGAYYDPEKLHVLDHVGEHFRVKGPLNVARSPQGQPVIVQAGSSETGRELAAQTAEVVFTAQTSLASAQAFYADLKGRLPKYGRSADSLKIMPGVFVVVGQTEAEAQEKCETFQQLVEPEVGVALLGRMLGNFDLSKYPLDGPLPELPLTESGQQSRQKLLTELAGREHLTLAELGRRIAGGRGHYSVVGTPAQIADRLQEWFEQGAADGFNVLVPHLPGGLEDFANGVVPELQRRGLFRTEYEGRTLRQNLGLARPGNRFA; this is translated from the coding sequence ATGAGCAGACAGCTGAAACTCGGCGCGTTTCTCATGGCCACCGGGCACCATGTCGCCGCGTGGCGTCATCCGGATGTGCCGGCCAACGCCGGGCTGGATTTCGCCCATTACAAACGTCTGGCGCAGATTGCCGAGGCAGCGAAGTTCGATACGTTGTTCGTCGCCGACAGCGTCGCTGCGCCGACCCAGGATATCGCCAGCCGGATGGCCCGTTCGGATCACTTCGAGCCGCTGACGTTGCTCTCGGCCTTGAGCGCCGTGACCGAACGCATCGGCCTGATCGCCACCGCCACTACCAGCTACAACGAGCCGTATCACGTGGCGCGTAAATTCGCTTCGCTCGATCACCTCTCGGGCGGGCGAGCGGGGTGGAATCTGGTGACCTCGGACAACGCCGCCGAAGCGCAGAATTTCGGCCGCGACGAACACATCGGCCATGCCGAACGCTACAGCCGCGCCCGGGAGTTTCATCAGGTGGTCACCGGACTTTGGGACAGTTGGCAGGACGACGCCTTCCTCCGCGACAAGGCCAGCGGAGCGTATTACGACCCGGAAAAATTGCATGTGCTGGATCACGTCGGTGAGCACTTCCGGGTCAAGGGCCCGCTGAACGTCGCACGTTCGCCACAGGGTCAACCGGTGATCGTGCAGGCTGGCTCGTCGGAAACCGGGCGTGAACTGGCGGCGCAGACGGCCGAAGTAGTGTTCACCGCGCAGACCTCACTGGCCAGCGCCCAGGCGTTTTACGCCGACCTCAAGGGACGCTTGCCGAAGTACGGACGCAGCGCCGACTCACTGAAAATCATGCCCGGTGTGTTTGTCGTCGTCGGGCAGACGGAAGCCGAAGCGCAGGAAAAATGTGAAACGTTTCAGCAATTGGTCGAACCCGAGGTTGGTGTCGCCCTGCTTGGGCGTATGCTGGGCAACTTCGACCTGTCGAAGTACCCGTTGGACGGGCCGCTGCCGGAATTGCCGCTGACTGAAAGCGGCCAGCAAAGTCGGCAGAAACTGCTGACCGAACTGGCCGGCCGGGAGCATCTGACCCTGGCCGAACTGGGCCGCAGAATCGCCGGCGGTCGCGGGCATTACAGCGTCGTCGGCACGCCGGCGCAGATTGCCGACCGCTTGCAGGAATGGTTCGAGCAGGGCGCGGCAGACGGTTTCAACGTGCTGGTGCCGCACTTGCCCGGCGGGCTCGAAGACTTCGCCAATGGCGTGGTCCCGGAACTGCAACGGCGCGGACTGTTCAGAACCGAATACGAGGGCCGGACCTTGCGCCAGAACCTTGGCCTCGCCCGTCCCGGCAATAGATTTGCGTAG
- the gshA gene encoding glutamate--cysteine ligase has product MSELLNRRLALLGERANLSLLEQCLHGIERECLRVTGEGRLAQTPHPESLGSALTNEQITTDYSESLLEFITPALPDPADTLASLDKIHRFAYSKLGNEYLWSPSMPCPLPAEEDIPIAYYGTSNIGQLKYVYRKGLALRYGKTMQCIAGIHYNFSLPEKLWPLLKEAEGFVGTDRDFQSSSYIALIRNFRRYSWLLMYLFGASPALDAGFLRGRSHQLEQLDPDTLYLPYATSLRMSDLGYQSNAQAGLTPCYNDLASYTDSLRKAVATPYAPYVEVGTHQDGEWVQLNTNILQIENEYYSNIRPKRVTYTGERPIQALVARGIQYVEVRCLDINPFLPMGIDLTESRFLDAFLLYCALNDSPLLTNISCGNATSNFLSVVKEGRRPGLQLQRDGQPVELKEWAAELLEKIAPLAALLDQSHGGDAHSKALDAQLAKVKDSSLTPSAQVLAAMAEHKESFAQFSLRQSQAHAEFFRSEPLAAEEQAKFEELARSSLAQQAELEQNEVGDFDVFVGSYQASILAISN; this is encoded by the coding sequence TTGAGCGAACTTCTCAACCGCCGCCTGGCTCTGCTCGGTGAGCGCGCCAACCTCTCTCTGCTCGAGCAGTGCCTGCACGGTATCGAACGTGAATGCCTGCGCGTGACCGGCGAGGGACGTCTGGCGCAAACGCCGCACCCTGAAAGCCTGGGTTCCGCGCTGACCAACGAACAGATCACCACCGACTATTCCGAGTCGCTGCTGGAATTCATCACGCCTGCCCTGCCAGACCCGGCCGACACCCTGGCCAGCCTGGACAAGATTCATCGCTTCGCCTACAGCAAGCTCGGCAACGAGTACCTGTGGAGTCCATCGATGCCGTGCCCGTTGCCGGCCGAGGAAGACATCCCGATCGCCTATTACGGCACCTCCAACATCGGTCAGCTCAAGTATGTCTACCGCAAGGGCCTGGCCCTGCGTTACGGCAAGACCATGCAGTGCATCGCCGGGATTCACTACAACTTCTCCCTGCCGGAAAAACTCTGGCCGCTGCTGAAAGAAGCCGAAGGCTTCGTCGGCACCGACCGGGATTTCCAGTCGTCGTCCTATATCGCGCTGATCCGTAACTTCCGTCGCTACAGCTGGCTGCTGATGTACCTGTTCGGTGCTTCGCCGGCGCTGGACGCGGGGTTCCTGCGCGGCCGTTCGCATCAGCTGGAACAGTTGGACCCGGACACTCTGTACCTGCCTTACGCCACCAGCCTGCGCATGAGTGACCTCGGTTACCAGAGCAACGCCCAGGCTGGCCTGACCCCTTGCTACAACGACCTGGCAAGCTACACCGACAGTCTGCGCAAGGCGGTGGCCACGCCATACGCGCCGTACGTAGAAGTCGGCACGCACCAGGATGGCGAGTGGGTGCAACTGAACACCAACATCCTGCAGATCGAAAACGAGTACTACTCCAACATCCGCCCGAAACGCGTGACCTACACCGGCGAGCGGCCGATCCAGGCGCTGGTCGCCCGTGGCATCCAGTACGTCGAAGTGCGTTGCCTGGACATCAACCCGTTCCTGCCGATGGGCATCGACCTCACCGAATCGCGCTTCCTCGACGCGTTCCTGCTGTACTGCGCACTGAACGACAGCCCGCTGCTGACCAACATCAGCTGCGGCAACGCCACGTCGAACTTCCTCAGCGTGGTCAAGGAAGGTCGTCGTCCAGGCCTGCAATTGCAGCGTGACGGCCAACCGGTCGAACTGAAGGAATGGGCCGCCGAACTGCTGGAAAAAATCGCTCCGCTGGCGGCGCTGCTGGATCAAAGCCATGGCGGCGATGCCCACAGCAAGGCACTCGACGCACAACTGGCCAAGGTCAAGGATTCGTCCCTGACGCCTTCGGCCCAGGTGCTGGCGGCGATGGCCGAGCACAAGGAAAGTTTCGCGCAATTCTCCCTGCGCCAGAGCCAGGCTCACGCCGAGTTCTTCCGCAGCGAGCCGTTGGCGGCTGAGGAACAGGCGAAGTTTGAAGAACTGGCGCGGTCGTCGCTGGCGCAACAGGCTGAGCTGGAGCAGAACGAGGTGGGCGATTTCGACGTGTTTGTCGGGTCGTATCAGGCGAGTATTCTGGCGATCAGCAACTGA
- the mgrA gene encoding L-glyceraldehyde 3-phosphate reductase, with protein MTYTAAENRYDSIPYRRVGRSGLVLPALSLGLWHNFGDSTPIDTQRALLRTAFDLGINHFDLANNYGPPYGSAETNFGRLLREDFKQYRDELIISSKAGWDMWPGPYGQGGGSRKYVLASLDQSLQRLGLDYVDIFYSHRFDPDTPLEETASALATAVQQGKALYIGISSYSGVKTREIAALLKEWKVPLLIHQPAYNLLNRWVEKDLLDTTEELGTGVIAFTPLAQGLLTDKYLNGVPADARVNRPGGGSLQASHLSEANIAHVRALNEIAKRRGQSLAQLALAWTLRDPRVTSALIGASRPEQIVENVGALKNLSFSAEELAEIDRFAQEGGINLWEKPSTAE; from the coding sequence ATGACTTACACCGCTGCCGAAAACCGTTATGACTCCATCCCTTACCGCCGCGTCGGACGCAGCGGTCTGGTGTTGCCGGCGCTGTCCCTGGGCCTGTGGCACAACTTCGGCGACAGCACGCCGATCGACACCCAGCGTGCCTTGCTGCGCACCGCGTTCGATCTGGGGATCAACCACTTCGACCTGGCCAACAACTACGGCCCTCCCTACGGCAGCGCCGAGACCAATTTCGGCCGCTTGCTGCGCGAAGACTTCAAGCAATATCGCGATGAACTGATCATCTCCAGCAAGGCCGGTTGGGACATGTGGCCCGGCCCTTACGGTCAGGGCGGCGGTTCGCGCAAATACGTGCTGGCCAGCCTCGACCAGAGCCTGCAACGCCTGGGCCTGGACTATGTGGATATCTTTTATTCGCACCGCTTCGACCCGGACACCCCGCTGGAAGAAACCGCCAGCGCCCTCGCCACTGCGGTGCAGCAGGGCAAGGCGTTGTACATCGGCATCTCGTCGTACTCCGGCGTGAAAACTCGTGAGATCGCCGCGCTGCTCAAAGAGTGGAAAGTGCCGCTGTTGATTCACCAGCCGGCCTACAACCTGCTCAACCGTTGGGTGGAAAAAGACCTGCTCGACACCACCGAAGAACTCGGCACTGGCGTGATTGCGTTCACCCCGCTGGCGCAGGGTCTGCTGACCGACAAATACCTCAACGGCGTGCCGGCGGATGCGCGAGTCAATCGTCCGGGGGGTGGTTCGTTGCAGGCTTCACATTTGTCCGAGGCCAACATCGCTCATGTGCGGGCGTTGAATGAAATCGCCAAGCGTCGTGGCCAGAGCCTGGCGCAACTGGCATTGGCGTGGACGCTGCGGGATCCGCGAGTGACCTCGGCGCTGATCGGCGCGAGCCGGCCGGAGCAGATTGTCGAGAACGTCGGGGCGTTGAAGAACCTGAGTTTCAGTGCGGAAGAGTTGGCGGAGATCGACCGGTTTGCCCAGGAGGGCGGGATCAATCTTTGGGAGAAGCCTTCGACGGCGGAATAA
- the tauC gene encoding taurine ABC transporter permease TauC: protein MSSYDVSATAVKPAATSVVIPVRRSLSTRWISLLTLFALLVIWWAVTATGLIEPLFLPPPSAVLQKGWLLATTGYMDSTLWQHLGASLSRIGLGLGFAILTAVPVGIAIGANRIARGVLDPLIEFYRPIPPLAYLPLIVIWCGIGELSKVLLIYLAIFAPIAIATATGVRTVDPAKLRAAQSLGATRAQLIRHVILPSALPDILTGVRIGLGVGWSTLVAAELIAATSGLGFMVQSAAQFLVTDVVVLGILVIALIAFAMEMGLRALQRKLVPWHGQAH from the coding sequence ATGAGCAGTTACGACGTTTCCGCCACCGCAGTGAAACCCGCCGCCACGTCGGTGGTGATTCCCGTGCGCCGCAGCCTCAGCACTCGCTGGATCAGCCTGCTGACTCTGTTCGCGTTGCTGGTGATCTGGTGGGCCGTCACGGCCACCGGCCTGATCGAACCACTGTTCCTGCCGCCACCGTCCGCCGTGCTGCAAAAAGGCTGGTTACTGGCGACCACGGGTTACATGGATTCGACGTTGTGGCAGCACCTGGGCGCGAGCCTGAGCCGCATCGGTCTGGGCCTGGGTTTTGCGATTCTGACTGCCGTGCCGGTGGGCATCGCCATCGGCGCCAACCGCATCGCCCGAGGTGTGCTGGATCCGCTGATCGAGTTCTACCGCCCTATTCCGCCGCTCGCGTATCTGCCGCTGATCGTGATCTGGTGCGGCATCGGCGAGTTGTCGAAAGTGCTGCTGATCTACCTGGCGATTTTCGCCCCGATCGCGATTGCCACTGCCACCGGCGTGCGCACCGTCGACCCGGCCAAACTGCGCGCTGCGCAATCGCTGGGCGCCACTCGCGCACAACTGATTCGCCACGTGATTTTGCCGAGCGCGCTGCCGGATATTCTGACCGGTGTGCGCATTGGCCTGGGTGTCGGCTGGTCGACTCTGGTCGCCGCCGAATTGATCGCGGCCACCAGTGGCCTGGGCTTCATGGTGCAGTCGGCCGCGCAGTTCCTGGTCACCGATGTGGTGGTGCTGGGGATTCTGGTCATCGCCCTGATCGCCTTCGCCATGGAAATGGGCCTGCGCGCCCTGCAACGCAAACTGGTGCCGTGGCACGGCCAGGCCCACTGA